The following nucleotide sequence is from Stigmatopora nigra isolate UIUO_SnigA chromosome 20, RoL_Snig_1.1, whole genome shotgun sequence.
aaaacccacaaaaagttACCCGGGAAAGATGTGGGTGGGATCCAAGTGACGAGTGGGACTCACTGCCTTTACGTTGACGGTAGAAGATGAGGACAAAAACCAGCAGGAAGATGAATAATAGGACGATAGAGCCCACTGTGACGCAGGCTATTATCCCCACTGGGACCTCCTCTggaaaaatgttaggttcaagTACATCGGGAAATAAGAGTTTGTAAACATATCAGGAAATAAAAGTAGCCGACAGCATTTTCCGGattataatagaaaaaaaatcaactattttGACAtggaatacatttaaaatgatcgtttttggtggccattttgggtcagggCAGAGTTAGAACTTATAACGTACCAGTCTCCTCTAAGGTGATGATCATGGTCCCGGGTCCGAAGGAATTGGAGGCGGTGCAGTTGTACGAGGTGAGAAAGTCGGATTCGATGACGTTGTTGATGGTGAGGGTGGAGAggacgccgccaccgccgtcgaCGATGGATGTTCTGCTTTGTTCCACTGTGTAACGTTCCAGAAGAGTTCCTTTCTCTTCTTCCCAGACGTTCTCCTTCCACGCCCACACCTGTGCACATTATGATGACAGTAATACCTGAACATTGCGGTTGGATCTGCCAAATATCTACGAAAAGTGATGATTTTCCTGGCCACTAGAGGGCATTGTATACATTCGGGAGTTAAATAAtagtgcagtaatccctcgaatattgcagaCAATGGATAAAAATgcctatttatgtttttttttattaatacttTATTCTATAATTTTGATTTctttgcaaatgagtgactcatgatacaaaaattatgattatgaaatcccacaaaaagtaaatgcacttccttatccattatttcattttgaattccCTTATTAAACGATTAAAATCCACATTTGCAAAATTGTGTGAGGACAGTTAATGAATtatggaatttacatataaagtacacttctccTCACGaaattttcaaaatttaaagtaaataagtagaggtatgaccaTAGTTAcatctttaaataaatacattgtatttagATATGAATACATTACAGTCCTTTGAGATGCTTATTTATGTCCTATttcataaatatacactttttgctAATTGTACTTTTCTGTATAGGCACGAAAAcatcctactttgcgttttttcgtttatcgcggccatgtttagTCTAAATTTCcgcaatattcaagggattactgtacataaaATAGGAAGAAAAACCCCTGGCCACTAGAGGGCATTGTCTAcctttgattggattggattggataactttattcatcccgtactcgGGAAATTTTgagttaaataataatacaaaaatggctttaaaagtccaaataatatgAACTATACAGCATAAAAACACTGTCCCAACATGGCTGATTACGGCCGGTTTTGGAACCTATCCAccgcgataaacgaggtattactgtacttggtTTTGAccgggtaaaaaaaagtttgcagcCGCCTGAGTGACCCTAACCTCGTTATTTAATGACATGCAGACCCGGTGCGGGGAATCGTGCACGTCCTCCATCTTTAAAGCCACTAAAAGCAGCTGTATTATTCAGCATATACTGTACTAAGGCCGATTAATTATGCATAAGCCCACATGTTCCCATAATGTGCCCACTTGTTCCGGAGAAGGAGACTCTCTCGGCTGTGGCGTTTACCCGGACAACTGTTCCTCCTTTCctccttttatattttataaatcttTACATGTCCCAAGCTGAGGCGCTAGCATTAGCGGAGCGCGCCGCTAGTCAGGACGCATCCGTCAAGGAAGCGCCGAGCCGGTGTGAGCTAAAAGTAGACCGGTTTAGGGTTGGTTTGTCGTGATATGGGGatgtaaaaaagagaaaattagggatttattatcataatattttttttcagaggataataacctgaacaaaaaacaatataagaGGCTATCATGGtcaaagatggaaaaaatatacaaaaattgcACTATTAGTCGCAGGCCTTgctaaactaagaaaaaaattgcagattATAGTTCGTATTATGCAGTACTAAAGATTGAATATGTTAGAAATGTGTTGACACGCATAGGTGGCAACCTCTGACTATGATGATGATCACAATACATGCctccatttttcatatttttagaaattaatAAACGGATAAAGcccgagtataagacgacccctTTTTTCAAGGGTTTGTTGAccactaaattcaattttatatgcaaaatattgacagtacatctgaaacaaatgattataacaatatattaaagactattaatcacattttaatatctactgaacattaaaatatgaaaacttatataaaaataaagtaaattaaCCCATCTACTGTGATAAAACATCCAAAATGCAATAACAGGATTAACCATCAATGTGTTTGCTTTAAAtatatctggcgccatctatTGTTGTAAATGGGTATAATGTCTAGACCCTGAATGTAAGACGACCCCCAGTTTTTCTagtcttttttaaaagcaaaaaacacTGTCTTATATTTGGATCATAACGAAAATTCCATGCACGTCTACTTACAATCTTATCAGGTGGAGGAGTGCTAGCAATGTAGCATTTCACCTCGCCCCGCTCACCCCTCACGGCGTACTGGATGGGCTCGCTGGAGATGATTGGCGCACCTGTGGAGAAAAAATTGGATGTTTTACTCCAAtgctattttgaaaataaataaataaacagcggCGTTCCTGACCGTTGACGGTGAGGGTGACCTCGGTTTCGCCCACGCCGATTCGCGGCACGATGGCCTTGCACACGTACTGGCCGGCGTCGGCTTGGCTTACCGACTTCAAGTACAGTTGGTTGCTGTTACTCAGGACCTGTAGGGTGCAAGATTGTGTAGTTCacgtgtagtagtagtagaactagtagaagtagtagcagcagtaggagtagtagcagcagtagtagtagtagcagcagtagtagtagtagcagcagtagtagtagtagcaggagtagtagtaggagcagcagtagtagtagtagcagcagtagtagtagtagaagtagtagcagcagtagtattagtagaagtagtaggagtagtagcagcagtagtagtagtagtacttgtagtagtagaagcaacagtagtagtagtagtagtaattgtagtagtagaagcagtagtagtacttgtagtagtagaagcaacagtcgtagtagtagtagtagtagtagtaattgtagtagtagtagtacttgtagtagtaaaAGCaacagtcgtagtagtagtaattgtagtagtagaagtagtagtagtacttgtagtagtagaagCAACAgtcgttgtagtagtagtagtagtaattgtagtagtagaaGCAGCAGTAGTAATACAAGAGTCTCCTCACCATGTTGGAGCCTTTTTTGAACCAAGTGAGGGTCAGCGGAGGATTTCCGGCCCACTTGCAATTGAGCGTGACGTCCGAGTCCACATCCACCGTTTTGGGTTGAGGTTCCACCAAGAGAATGGGACCGACTGACAAAAGGGGGAGCGAGAACATGAAGTGGCGCGGGGACAGGACGCCGAGGTGAGGAGACACTCACAGTGGACGTCCACCAAGATGCTGACGTTGGTCTTCCCTACGGCGTTGAAAACTAGGCAGGACACCGGCTCGGTGAAGAAGGAGTGGTCCGCCTTGGTGGTGAAGACGCTTTCCCGAGCCCCTTGTAGTACCACACCACCTTTGGCCCACCTATGaccaattaatttaaaagtttgctttaaaaaatatgttatctAGAAAGATACATTCACCCTGCAGTTTTCTAAAATGGAGTCGATATTTTCCAGCTTGTTAAAATTTATTTCACTTTAAGttaaatttaccgtattttctcgcatataagtagtagtactggtagtagtactggtagtagtactggtagtagtactggtagtagtactggtagtagtactggtagtagtactggtagtagtactggtagtagtactggtagtagtactggtagtagtactggtagtagtactggtagtagtactggtagtagtactggtagtagtactggtagtagtactggtagtagtactggtagtagtactggtagtagtactggtagtagtactggtagtagtactggtagcagtactggtagtagtactagtagtagtactaatagtagtactagtagcagCACTAGtagcagtactagtagtagtactagtagtagtagtagtagtagtagtagtagcactagtagtagtactagtagtactagtactagtagtagtagtggtagcactagtagtagtactagtactactagtagtagtggtagcactagtagtactactagtactactagtagtactagtagtactactagtagtactactactactactagtagtactactagtgactaattgttggttattttctgttttgcgatgatttttaaaaggaaattttatcttaaaaaatacacatttaaattccctattaaaaccatgaatatgcagGTTAAAATTACTAAtcgggggaggcttatacgcgagtaattgtaaaattcaacgattttaagacaattttaaagGTGAAACTTATACGCGGGAGCGGCTTATATGGGAGCAAAtacgttttttggggtattttgatgaaaaatgcCAATTTTTTTAGTGCAACCTCTGTTCCAACACACCTGTATCCCATAATAGGCGGATTAGCATGAGCCTGACAAGTAAATGTCACCCTGTCCCCTTCCAGGACAGAACGAGGCTCAATGGACAAGGTGACAGTTGGTGGATCTGTTGGGAAAAAGATGCATATTAGTACCCCTAAAAAGTGTATTTTGTcgttagattttttaaaaaatggctgacAGAAACGCTTACGATGTACGTTGAGGGTAACAGTTGTGCTTCGGCCATGGGGGGCTGCCAGATTGGACGCCACGCAGCTGTAATTCCTCCCCGTGTCCGTGTCGATGGGGTGGACGGGGAGGAAACTCCGGGTAGTGACCCTCTTTCTGTCTGGAAGGACTTCCTGAAATCATGTTGGGGGGGCGTCAAAGACCGCCATTAAGTGGTTTGGGATTTTCGGGACTTACGGTGGCACCGACGGCGCCATCTATGGGTAAACCGTCTCTTAGCCATTCGATCATAGAAGGGGGTTTGGCGCCGCGAGAAACGCAGCTGAGGTTGTAGAACTCCCCCGCGTTGAGGAGAACTTCCGGACCACCGTCGATCACAGGGTCGTCAGGGGGAACTGCAAAGGTAATGAAGGTTTGAGGaatggaggccattttgaaagatggattttttttaaaggtgattACTGAGGACGGTGAGTTTGGCTCTTCTGGATCTCAAGGCGGCATCGGGCGCTTGGCACTCGTACAAGGAGTCGTCGGACAGGTCAGCTGATAAGATCTCCAGGTTGTATTGGCCAAGATCGTGGACTCGGAGGACCCGGTACCGAGGCCAGGCTGGGGAAACAAAGTCCAGAGGGATTAGATTAAGATGGGGTTTGTGGTGGTAGTAGTTTGTTATACATTCAATAGATAGtcctgtagtagtagtatgggTTGTTATTTAGATTTATTAGATAGAGATGTAGTAATAGTAAGGTTCGGGTTATAGATCCATTCAATGCAgcggtggtagtagtggtagtagtagtagtgggttgtgttataGTTCCACCAGATggagcagtagtggtagtaatagtatgGGTTGTGTTATCGATCCACTAGATAGAGCTAAAATagtaagaggaggaggagtagtagttttatttgtagtagtagtagctgtagaaatagtagtagtagtcgtagtattagtagtattagtagtagtagttgttgtagtagtggtagtattattattagtagtattagaa
It contains:
- the kirrel1a gene encoding kin of IRRE-like protein 1a isoform X2, which codes for MRKLLLFLTLLTLQTAWTARFSQEPADQSVVRGQRVILSCVVFNYSGIVQWTKDGLALGIGEDLRAWPRYRVLRVHDLGQYNLEILSADLSDDSLYECQAPDAALRSRRAKLTVLIPPDDPVIDGGPEVLLNAGEFYNLSCVSRGAKPPSMIEWLRDGLPIDGAVGATEVLPDRKRVTTRSFLPVHPIDTDTGRNYSCVASNLAAPHGRSTTVTLNVHHPPTVTLSIEPRSVLEGDRVTFTCQAHANPPIMGYRWAKGGVVLQGARESVFTTKADHSFFTEPVSCLVFNAVGKTNVSILVDVHFGPILLVEPQPKTVDVDSDVTLNCKWAGNPPLTLTWFKKGSNMVLSNSNQLYLKSVSQADAGQYVCKAIVPRIGVGETEVTLTVNGAPIISSEPIQYAVRGERGEVKCYIASTPPPDKIVWAWKENVWEEEKGTLLERYTVEQSRTSIVDGGGGVLSTLTINNVIESDFLTSYNCTASNSFGPGTMIITLEETEEVPVGIIACVTVGSIVLLFIFLLVFVLIFYRQRKGSRRGVTLGKPDIKVETINKESHSLEEDSGSVSTASRMVKAMYSPFKDDIELKSDLRSDTLDTRQEYDLKDPTNGYYNVRASTLDEGRPASRSTVHYSDYRSPGGTPGGAASISGSSAGGSGATASGGAPGPGPLTSPGRPQACYDPRPPSRLSHISYAQFNTFTRGGQSQPPPSNPPPAAGDFPGDCSLLDSNPQLAYDNYGYPSHYQTYRMGFAPSSLAPLESGPSYEMYGVSSGVPGPGVVPTGPAPSGSEAGLGKYGSSTRFSYTSQHSDYTHGRHTQRMQTHV
- the kirrel1a gene encoding kin of IRRE-like protein 1a isoform X1 — protein: MRKLLLFLTLLTLQTAWTARFSQEPADQSVVRGQRVILSCVVFNYSGIVQWTKDGLALGIGEDLRAWPRYRVLRVHDLGQYNLEILSADLSDDSLYECQAPDAALRSRRAKLTVLIPPDDPVIDGGPEVLLNAGEFYNLSCVSRGAKPPSMIEWLRDGLPIDGAVGATEVLPDRKRVTTRSFLPVHPIDTDTGRNYSCVASNLAAPHGRSTTVTLNVHHPPTVTLSIEPRSVLEGDRVTFTCQAHANPPIMGYRWAKGGVVLQGARESVFTTKADHSFFTEPVSCLVFNAVGKTNVSILVDVHFGPILLVEPQPKTVDVDSDVTLNCKWAGNPPLTLTWFKKGSNMVLSNSNQLYLKSVSQADAGQYVCKAIVPRIGVGETEVTLTVNGAPIISSEPIQYAVRGERGEVKCYIASTPPPDKIVWAWKENVWEEEKGTLLERYTVEQSRTSIVDGGGGVLSTLTINNVIESDFLTSYNCTASNSFGPGTMIITLEETEEVPVGIIACVTVGSIVLLFIFLLVFVLIFYRQRKGSRRGVTLGKPDIKVETINKESHSLEEDSGSVSTASRMVKAMYSFLPSVSFSPSNQPFKDDIELKSDLRSDTLDTRQEYDLKDPTNGYYNVRASTLDEGRPASRSTVHYSDYRSPGGTPGGAASISGSSAGGSGATASGGAPGPGPLTSPGRPQACYDPRPPSRLSHISYAQFNTFTRGGQSQPPPSNPPPAAGDFPGDCSLLDSNPQLAYDNYGYPSHYQTYRMGFAPSSLAPLESGPSYEMYGVSSGVPGPGVVPTGPAPSGSEAGLGKYGSSTRFSYTSQHSDYTHGRHTQRMQTHV